A genomic segment from Spinacia oleracea cultivar Varoflay chromosome 3, BTI_SOV_V1, whole genome shotgun sequence encodes:
- the LOC110791862 gene encoding histone H3.3 yields the protein MARTKQTARKSTGGKAPRKQLATKAARKSAPTTGGVKKPHRYRPGTVALREIRKYQKSTELLIRKLPFQRLVREIAQDFKTDLRFQSHAVLALQEAAEAYLVGLFEDTNLCAIHAKRVTIMPKDIQLARRIRGERA from the exons ATGGCCCGTACCAAGCAAACTGCTCGTAAAAGTACGGGAGGAAAGGCTCCCAGGAAGCAACTTGCCACCAAG GCTGCTCGTAAGTCTGCCCCAACTACCGGAGGAGTGAAGAAGCCTCACCGTTACCGTCCCGGAACCGTTGCACTCCGTGAAATCAGGAAGTACCAGAAGAGCACAGAGCTGTTGATCAGGAAGCTGCCATTCCAGAGGCTTGTCCGTGAAATTGCACAAGACTTCAAGACTGATCTCCGTTTCCAGAGCCACGCTGTTTTGGCCCTTCAGGAGGCTGCTGAGGCTTACCTTGTTGGTCTGTTCGAGGACACCAACCTGTGCGCCATCCACGCCAAGCGTGTTACCATCATGCCTAAGGACATCCAGCTTGCTCGCAGGATCAGGGGTGAACGTGCTTAA
- the LOC110791859 gene encoding pentatricopeptide repeat-containing protein At4g02750, whose translation MFAFGHLWTNSRNPCALLTNSVDLLYSRHFLQQFRLFSTQNVSHCNAQISTLSRAGNVKAARQLFDKMPNRDVITWNALLTGYWKNGAFDQSKKLFMSMPERNVVSWNSMIAGCIENDLIDEGFQYFHMMPRKNVSSWNAMISGFVKNGRIEEAIRLFKEMPCRNIISCTAMIDGYLQKGMVGEAKALFDQIPQKNSITWTVMISGYVQNGMFEGARELFEQMPNKTVVAATAMITGYCKEGKMEDARNLFDRLSQKDHVAWNAMITGYTQNDSGEEALKLFSEMLRLSIQPDKATFVSVLTACSSLTSVKEGGQTHSLVVKFGYGTNLSVCNALLSMYSKCGSVVDSELAFTEIHNPDVVSWNTILAGYAQHGLYEKARALFNEMCAKGFDPNGITFLSMLSTCGHTGKVNDSLVWFDTMVKDYKLPPNPEHYACLVDILCRKGQLEKAYKIIQEMPFEISCGVWGSLLAACHVYLNAELGELSATKILEMDPNNSGAYVMLSNIYARRGMWKEVSRVRRLMEEQGVKKLSAYSWTEVGNKVHIFIGGGVTHPEIGKICLILKQIRLHFKCSGDAADLVSEVACCGS comes from the exons ATGTTCGCTTTCGGCCATTTGTGGACAAACTCGCGTAACCCTTGTGCATTACTTACTAATTCAGTTGATCTTCTCTACTCTCGCCATTTTCTCCAACAATTTAGGCTCTTCTCAACTCAAAATGTCTCTCACTGCAATGCCCAAATCTCTACTCTCTCACGAGCAGGAAACGTCAAAGCTGCTCGCCAACTGTTCGACAAAATGCCTAACAGAGATGTTATCACCTGGAATGCTCTCCTTACTGGGTATTGGAAAAACGGGGCTTTTGATCAATCTAAGAAGCTTTTTATGTCAATGCCAGAGAGAAATGTTGTATCTTGGAATTCAATGATAGCAGGTTGCATTGAGAATGACTTGATTGATGAAGGGTTTCAGTATTTTCACATGATGCCTAGAAAAAACGTTTCTTCTTGGAATGCAATGATATCAGGTTTTGTGAAGAATGGAAGAATTGAGGAGGCGATTCGGCTTTTTAAGGAAATGCCGTGTAGGAATATCATCTCTTGTACTGCTATGATTGATGGGTATTTACAGAAAGGGATGGTTGGGGAAGCAAAGGCTTTGTTTGATCAAATTCCTCAGAAGAATAGCATAACTTGGACTGTGATGATTAGTGGGTATGTCCAGAATGGAATGTTTGAGGGAGCTAGGGAGTTGTTTGAGCAGATGCCAAATAAGACTGTTGTTGCAGCTACTGCTATGATAACTGGTTACTGTAAAGAGGGGAAGATGGAGGATGCTAGGAATTTGTTTGATCGGCTTTCGCAGAAGGATCATGTTGCTTGGAATGCTATGATCACAG GTTATACTCAAAATGATAGTGGAGAGGAAGCTCTGAAATTGTTTTCAGAGATGCTTAGATTGAGTATTCAACCAGATAAGGCAACTTTTGTTTCAGTTCTGACTGCTTGCTCATCTCTGACATCTGTAAAAGAAGGTGGGCAAACTCACTCACTTGTTGTTAAGTTTGGTTATGGAACAAATCTATCTGTTTGCAATGCCTTATTGTCAATGTACAGCAAGTGTGGTAGTGTTGTAGATTCAGAATTGGCTTTTACAGAAATTCACAACCCCGATGTTGTTTCATGGAACACAATTCTTGCTGGCTACGCACAACATGGGTTATACGAGAAAGCCCGTGCACTCTTCAATGAGATGTGTGCAAAGGGGTTTGATCCTAATGGAATAACTTTTCTTAGTATGTTGTCTACTTGTGGTCACACTGGAAAGGTGAATGAtagtttggtttggtttgataCAATGGTAAAAGACTATAAACTCCCCCCAAACCCCGAACACTATGCTTGTTTGGTTGATATATTATGTAGAAAAGGCCAATTAGAGAAAGCCTACAAAATTATTCAAGAGATGCCATTTGAAATAAGTTGTGGTGTATGGGGATCTCTTCTTGCAGCTTGCCATGTTTACTTGAATGCAGAACTCGGGGAATTATCTGCAACCAAAATATTGGAAATGGACCCGAACAATTCTGGGGCTTATGTTATGTTATCGAATATATATGCGAGACGTGGTATGTGGAAGGAGGTTAGTAGGGTAAGGCGTTTAATGGAAGAACAGGGTGTTAAGAAGTTGAGTGCGTATAGCTGGACAGAGGTTGGTAATAAAGTGCACATTTTTATTGGCGGGGGTGTTACTCATCCTGAGATTGGTAAAATATGTTTAATTTTAAAGCAAATTAGGTTGCATTTTAAGTGTTCCGGAGATGCTGCAGACTTGGTATCAGAAGTGGCCTGTTGTGGCTCATAA